GAAAAGGAGCCAGGACCTCCCCGGGGTGACAGGTTATGTCCTTTTCAACTGTTTCATCTAAAACACAGTGTCCTTCTGCTTGTCTTTCATGGAATATTGCTGTAACCAAACATGGGTTTTTAAAGATACCCAGTTGTAagagaaaacatcttcatgatGCTCTCTCTAAGGAAAGCCTAGAGTAAAACATGAAGTAGATTCCAAAGGCATTAAGATGAAGGCCTGCGTTCACAAAGAGTCTCAGGTGATTAactctgactccagatcagatcGGTGTCTTCCACACCCAGACCCCTACGAGTGCACGAACACAGATCTGATCCTGAATCAAACCCTGCTGCCGTCAATCCGCCATCCCAGGTCACACCGCCATGGGAGACCAGACCATAATTACCCTCCCGGGTTGTGTTGCCATGGCAGAGCAGATTAAACCCTGTGATCCCCTCACCAGGAAACAGTCATAATGACACCATTGTTAGATCAACTGAaaatccccccccacacacttcctccccaacccccacctCCTTCTTCACCCCTCGTCTCCAGGGTCACTCAGGCTTTCACTAGGGTTCACCTCCTTCTTCACCCCTCGTCTCCAGGGTCACTCAGGCTTTCACTAGGGTTTACCAGAAGGAACAGGCTAGAGAACCTGTGCTCCAGTTTGATGTTATGCTCAACTTATCCTCTTTTACACAACTTTTATTACCCAAGCAGAAGACCTGGCCAATATGACTATTATTACTAGTAATAACTATGTTATAAATAGTAATAACAGTGTTATAACTGGCAATCATGTTAAAGCTATCTTGTTAGGTGTCAAAGCAGAATGACACCATCCTAATATACTAGTCTCCTGGTGTCTTCTGCAGGCTATCAACATttcatcctcccccctctctctctcctcccccccccctctctccccccccttcactCTCTGCTCACCTTCCTGTACCATGaccatgggagtcagatggctgagaggtgagggagtcgggcttgtaatcagaacggattgccggatcgattccccaccgtgccaaatgaagttgtgtctttgggcaatgcacttcaccctacttgcctcgggggaatgtccctgtacttactgtaagtcgctctggataagagcgtctgctaaatgactaaatgtaaatgacacgATGACTGTGTCAACAtctagtctctctccctcatccatcgcttttctctttcttcctttcacacacacacttccaagtTAGGCTTCACTACTCAGCTAAGCTTATCAGTGAGGTGCCAGTTCTGTTCCAGCTATTCGACTGAATTCGGCAGTAAGGAAAGGACAATGGAACAATCCCTTAACTTCCTTATAAAACCTGTTATCAACGTTTATCAGATCATCGATCTGAGTCACCTGGTTTAAAAATGTGAAGGAGTTCACTGTTGGGCAACCGGGAGGTTTTGCTGGTATAAGGCCTTTTCTATCCTGTCCAATCAGAACAGACAACGCCTcggccttctcctctcccccaccaatCAGAGCAGAGGTAGGAGCAGTCATTTTGCTGCTACAGGTTGTGTGGAAATGTACTAGGTTGTCCTGTCCAGTCATGCCTAAGACTGACAAACAACACTCCTTCCTTTCACCAGTTTGGGAAAACATTTGCTGataaaatgtgtgtgcatgtttgtgtgcggtTCGACAGCATGACTTATGATACTTCCTTTTGCAATTTGATTCTGGCGACCACGCCTTTATTTACAACCGAGTCAAGATGTTGCCATAATCCGTCAAAGACAAACCAGCCCCATGTTCACCTAACAAAACGGAGACAGACCAGTGAGCCCCTCCcataccccctccctctcctccgaaacagggggggggggggggacacccaaacagaaagaaaaaatccTGAAGGAAACGTCAGGGTTGTATTTTTTAAATTCTGCCATAGggtcctcacaaacacacacacacacgcacacgcacacacacagaagcatgcACTGTAGCCAGTGAGGGTTGTTTCACTCTGCGTTCAGACACATGACCAGGAATGAAGTTCCTCCCAAAGGCAAcagtaatcacacacacacactcactctttccACACCACTGCATGATATAAAGAGAAAAGTTGAAATAACTTTGTTTCGCAAGGTCAGGTGAGAGCACATAAATGTGATAGTAGTTTTGTATGGCAGTCTGAATGTCCATGCCTGCTGGTTATTCCAGTGAGTTCATGTCACATGGTTATTCGAGGTGTTGTTTGACCCAATGGGAGAAGAGAGCTTGTGAGAAAACTGCCAATGACCAAGCACTTTATCAGATCACATGGCTCCGGTCCTTTAGTAAGTGCTCTGCTGGGTCCGGGGCTTGCGATgctgaagagaaaaaaagaagaaaaaaaaaacagtttcccAGAACCCTTTGCGTGTCCAGTAACTTCAAAGTGTGTTCACATCCTACTTCCTGTTGGTTCCTAGTGGTTCTCTCCAGTTTCCTCCTTGGTGGTGACCAGTTGCCAAGGAAACAGGGAGGCAATAAAGCGTCTCCAATGGAGATAAATTTGTTCATAGTCATtttataagaaaaaaaaactagaaaaacaaaagaaaaacgaGAGTACCTCGTACGTAAGTCTcttgcctcccctctcctccctcccagtcctccctcccctctcctttattACTCTTAAACTCTaccaacaccccccaccccctcctccccaaccacaaaccctccctcccccctaacaGATCCATCCAGccactctcccccaccccaccctcccctcttccccaggTGTAGAGTCTCATCTCTGGCCGTGGAAGGCCGACACCACGGGGGGCTGCTGGGGCCCCACTGCCTGGGGCACGGGGGGCCACATGGGGGTCTGGTGCATGTGATGGTGGtgctggtagtggtggtggtgtgtgtggtgggcagTGGGGGAGGACGGAGGCAGCCAGGCCGACTGGTGGCTAGGGGGGGAAGAGGCCCAGAAGAAGCCcgtagaggaggagggtgctgggggggagCAGGCCATGGAGACCTGGGGGGCACCGGGGGCCGCGGAGCCCGACGGGCAGTCTGACGCACGCAGCTTGGAGAACATGGTGATGGCGTCGGGGAAGTTGGGGGGCGTGGCCGGCGTGTTCCGGGGTGTGCACATCTAGGGAgggacagagcaagagagaggttACTATGGTTACTGTTTTTTGGAGATGGAGTTTCCAGGTGCAGATGTTTCAAGTGTCAAATGATGTATGTATTTAGCAGGCACATTAATCCAAAGTGACTTTCATTTGAAAGTGCGACCTATAGCACTGTAGTCACATGATCTGAGCCACACCCCTCCCAAGACAGATATTCAAGAATGGCCATTTCCTGTTTCAATGTAGGTGGATTAAAAATACAATCTGGAGCATTGAGATTAATTTAAAAAGAAGCAGACTAAGACAACTGTCAGTTGGGTGTcagggacagaaacacacatacacaaacacacacacacacagggatcagGTAGCATCTCAGCTGTACAGTGGGGGCCAGCATAAGGGGGCTGTTTTAAATAAACATCtttgggcacacacacacacccttgcttTCTCACACATATGGCTGCCCGCCTTCTCTCACTACCAGAGATGCTTGTTCAAactcacacctacacacacacacaagctctgtCACATGTTTCTTTACACAAGACCACACCTGTTAAtgttcacattcacacacacacactttctctttcaatctctctctcacacacacacacacacacacacacccccaccctcccacggCAGTAGTGATGATGTAAGCTGACCGATCAGCCTGTGAGAGTGAGATGTCTGTCAGGCCTTGGTTCTCACTatgcctgcctcctcctctctctgcctcctcctctctctgcctcctcctctctctgcctcctcctctctctgcctcctcctctctctgcctcctactctctctgcctctctctgcctcttcctctctctgcctcccttcctctccgcctcttcctctctctgcctcttcctctctctgcctcttcctctctctgcctcttcctctctgcctcttcctctctctgcctccccctctctctgcctcccttcctctccacctccccctctcttacaATACCAGCCACTATCTGGCTCGTTCAGGGCTGAGCTGTGGGAttagtgggagagagggatgaggggggagagaaaggcgAGAGAACGAGGAAACAGATAACgaaggaggaatggagagaaggaggtggtcgggaaagaaggagggagaaagaaaatgagagaagATAAGAAGGAAGGACGGAGGGAGAACAGAAAGGAGGGCAAGGagcaaagggagggagggagggtgtaaagggtgaatgggagggaggaagtgagggagataAGAAGGGTAGTTCAACAGGTTCAGCTGAGAGGGCAAGTCTGGACTGGCCCCACACGTCACgcaaaccaaccaaccaaaacacaaacacgcagCAGAATGCAAGAATAgatctctctctaacacacactgctccatctGCATTGTTTATGTTGTGACATAGCTGGTATtaggctggttggctggctggtattaggctggttggctggctggtatgacaggaagtcagatggctgagcggttagggaatcggcctattaatcagaaggttggagGTTCGATTTccagccatgccaaatgacattgtgtccttgggcaaggcacttcaccctactggcctcaggggaatgtccctgtacttactgtaagtcgctctggataagagcgtctgctaaatgacaatgtaatcagaatcagaaagggatttattcgccttGAAAGTTTGGCGGATAAATTCGAATAATTTATAGGTCTGGCTGGTATTGTTGTCTGATGGGGGCTAGAAGGGGTGAGGGTCCTATCCCTGGAGACTTGGGTCTAGACCCACTTTTCCCGGTGTGGTACACACTTCCACAAGCATACCCAACTCTAGCTCTGACCTCAGAAACATTCTGTGTCTGGAAAGCTATCTGGAGTCACCCACTAAGAATCCCAAATAACTGTCCTGAGAATTCTGATCTTCCACTTTAAGAGGGATTCTCACAcactgttgttgtgtgtgtgtgtgtgtgtgtgtgtgtgtgtgtgtgtgtgcaatcttcactctctcactctccttaatgtctctgtttctctccactACAACTACAACCTTCCTTTTGGTCTacagtgttcacacacacacagcctgcagtGGTATGATGTAATGCCGCTGCACCCAAAATAATAACAAACCCCCGCCTTTCTCCCACtcacacttcctctctccctcctttctcccctcctctctctctctctctctctctctctctctctctctctctctctctctctctctctctctctctctctctctctcactctctctctctctctcactctctcactctctctgtcttcctctctctcactctctctctctctctgctcccagcTCAGCCAACAAGCACGTACacgacaggaagaggaaaagcAAACGCAGAGGCAGGATCCCAGatgttggaggagggagggtgggtggggaagGCGAAAGATGGGTGGACGGAGGGATGGATtaaggagagaggaatggagggagggagggaaatggatggatgactgggagacaggaggagggagggaaagatggtGGCAGAACACAAATCCAAGACGTTGTGCTCAGGCAGAGTCTGGAACACACTGTTACACTTCCAGCACCTTCTGTCGGTCAACGAAGgaataacaaacacacaaaatctcacacacacacggttaagGAAGAGTATTGTAAAAGCTAGATTAGGTAGTTCACCAAGGACAGTGGTgtactaaagtgtgtgtgtgtgttttctctctgttgTTACAGTTAGTGTAtcagctcccctcctctctctctatctcctcttaACATGAGTGAGTCATTATGTGAAACAGCCCCCTGCTTCCTGGCCTGGCCCCTCCTCCCTGATCGGATGGAACCCAGACTGAGTGCCAAGGGGGCAGCTGTGAACCGAACCTAACGCACCCTTAACGTACTTACCATCTGGTGGTGAGTGGGGATGTGGGCCTCCTGAAAAAAGGAGCTTAGAGCcgtctgtggagagagagagagagacagagacagagagagacagagagagagacagagagagagagagagagagagaggagcagggagggaaagagaggaaggccatggaggtgtgggggggggtggatattgagaaatgagagagggagaataatTTGTGTGAGAACAATGCAAAACTTGTAACGGTCATGTAAAGGCTTGTAACTGGACCACACAGACATCATTGTAAAGCAGTAACTAGATTGGTTACCCTTCACATTTCACCTTCTTATCCTCTGTCAACGAcaagcctccctctctcctacctcccccacccagcccagtcTGTGGGTACGAGTCAATCACATGACTCAGGTTAAAACCattatccctgtgtgtgtgtgtgtttgtttgagagagagtgtgtgtgtgtctgctaaaACAAGGTCATTTAAtccactacacacagacacactgtgctGGTTTGCTAGCAGGCTAAGCTAACAGCTAACCGCATGAGAGTCAAATGACTGAGGCTAGTCATTAGCTCTGCTGTGGAAAgctgggctaggctaggctaacacGCTCTGTTGAGAAGAACAACCACTCTTAATTGTCAACAGTCCTGTGTCTTTTATGTGTCTGTGAATTCTGTGAATGGATCACAGCCTAATTTCTCAAGCCAGCGTCAGAGATAGCCACAACAACGTGTTTTTTCCTGGTGACAAAGTGCAACAAgccggagagggggaggggggagtcgaGTCGTTACAAATGTAAACATGGTTCCTCCAgctgcccccaccctgcccaaACAAGGAAGTCTTCAGAATGAACTACTAttgttatcacacacacacacacacagacacagagcgaGCAGCGTGAAGAAAAACTGTCTCAGTGgctcacacaaaaacacacacatcctctccacAGATACTCTCTGACTTCAACATGATTCATTGGGAGCTGTTTTGGAACGTCTGGAAaatgactgcgtgtgtgtgtgtgtgtgtgtgtgtctatccctGCAGAGTTGCAGCGTGCCGTGTTCAAAGAATGTCATTGTTCAGAATGACCTTGTGTTATACTATTAACTTGATAAATACAACAATGTGACTGAGGGAAACAGCCCTCTATGAGAGAACAGAGGCATCAGAGGTTAAAGACTAGGAAAAGCTTAGTACTGGTGTGTTTTAATCGTATGTAGATAGAACCAGAAGTAGCTCAGTGTATATTTTAGGAGTAGCTAAGTGGTAGCGGATCTGTTACTACCAAGTATTGTGTATGTCAGTCAGTTAGTCCTATGTAGTGTGCAGGtaggagcttgtgtgtgtgtatgcctggtGGAAGCAGTGTGCATGAGCCTGAGTTTAAAGACAGCAGGCAGAATCAAAGCAGAAGAAATGAGCGACTAACCAAGTTAAACAGCTGCTAGCTCGACACTAACCTCCATTTCACTACactacagtctctctctccctcacccctccctctcactacactacagtctctctctcccccacccctccctctccctacactacagtctctctctctccctcacccctccctctcactacactacagtctctctctcccccacccctccctctcactacactacagtctctctctctcccccacccctccctctcactacactacagtctctctctccctcacccctccctatCCCTATCCAACACTTCAATGAGTCTGTGGTTTccctatgccccccccccccccacacacacacacacacaccacgctccTGTAGTGTGACAACAGTAGTGCCAGTACAGGAATGTGAGCCTCTTCAACGTGACACACATTTCAACAGGAATGCGCCGCTCAGCCATTGTCTTGGGAAGGCCAGCGGGTGCAAACCTCTCTGCGTCTCTCGGCTCGGGGGTTCGTCTTCAATCAAATCAGAGACGCTTTGGTTGCTGCTTCGAATTTCCTGTCCTTCCAGGCAGGAACGTACACAAACAAGACCAGGCTAGCCGCTTCCACTGGTTCGACTGGCCTGGCGCAACATGTGGTTAGCTAGCTTGCCGTGGTAAGTGGGGGCATGTCTGATGACACTGACACGGAGCACTGGTAGGGCTCTCGTGGCTTGAAGGGGGacgaggagagaagaaaaaggagggaggagagggatgaggagaaaggggaaggaAGATGGAaggtgaggagcagaggggtgAGAAGGGGTGACACCTGATGTGATGACAGCTCTCCCTCCCAAATATGTGAAGCAAGAGAAAAGAGTCACTGAGACAGaggggctgcaggagagacactgcccacggacacacacaccacacaaaaacacacacacacagaccaaacacagaaacacacacatagacacatgacacagaaacaaaaacacacaccgtCTGTCTGTAAGCAAAACTAGACAGAGCTAGAAGAATATAGTCTAGCAAGTGTGCAATGGAAAGTTACTAGATAATCAACAATCAGTGAAGAAAAGGAAGCCAGTGACATCATGGAGGGGTGGGGCGTGTATGGTTTTCATCCCAGCTCATCCCTCTCTGCCAGCGATGCATGACCTGCCAGCCTTTTTCCTCAGGTAAACAGCTGTGATGAACAGAGTTGCTCCacaggttcccccccccccccccccctggaggggTAGTCCAGGAATAGAGCTCTGATACTGGGCTCAGAGCCGGCAGCATTGCCTGGTGGAAGCCTGGAGGCAGCTCATCAACTCCTATCTATCAGCTTCTTTCCACAACTCTGTCAGCAAACAGGCTGCATCCATCCTCTGTAACCTcaacctccacccagccccaacCATCCAGTCTCCACCCAGCCCCAACCACCTTGCCTctacccagccccagccttctGACCTGGCCCCACTAGCCAACAGATTGGTCATTAGGAGACAAGGAACCATCTGGAGGTTCAGGCTGAAAGTTTTCCAGTGCTCTTGTCGATCCTGAACAGTTCCCTGGGCCTGGCACTCGTACTAACTAGTCATGTGATTGTGCCGATCATATCCTCAATCCCTTTTATTTCTACAGTTAGGGGCGCCATACTCATACCGTGCCAACTGAAATTGTACAATGTGTAAACAAAACTTAGGAAAAACGACAATGATACAGtgctcaaacaaaaacaaaaaggccAGGTTGCAGCTTACAACTACTCACAACT
This genomic window from Hypomesus transpacificus isolate Combined female chromosome 4, fHypTra1, whole genome shotgun sequence contains:
- the ubald2 gene encoding UBA-like domain-containing protein 2: MSVNMDELRHQVMINQFVLTAGCAADQAKQLLQAAHWQFETALSSFFQEAHIPTHHQMMCTPRNTPATPPNFPDAITMFSKLRASDCPSGSAAPGAPQVSMACSPPAPSSSTGFFWASSPPSHQSAWLPPSSPTAHHTHHHHYQHHHHMHQTPMWPPVPQAVGPQQPPVVSAFHGQR